In a genomic window of Mucilaginibacter sp. KACC 22063:
- a CDS encoding type B 50S ribosomal protein L31 — protein MKQDLHPKNYRLVVFKDMSNDYSFITKSCIDTRETVKWEDGNEYPLVKLEISHMSHPFYTGKMKLVDTAGRIDKFRNRYKK, from the coding sequence ATGAAACAGGACCTGCATCCAAAAAATTATAGATTAGTAGTATTTAAAGACATGTCAAACGACTATTCTTTTATCACTAAATCATGCATCGATACCCGCGAAACCGTTAAATGGGAAGATGGTAACGAATATCCATTGGTTAAATTAGAGATTTCTCATATGTCTCACCCGTTCTATACCGGTAAAATGAAACTGGTTGATACCGCGGGACGTATCGATAAATTCCGTAACCGTTACAAAAAATAA
- the mce gene encoding methylmalonyl-CoA epimerase: protein MQKIEHIGIAVKDIASAGKIYKALLNTSIYKTEEVESEYVNTAFLQTGPNKIELLEATAEASAIAAFIAKKGEGIHHIAFAVGDIEAEMERLKAEGFILLNDKPKRGADNKLVCFVHPKSANGVLIELCQDV from the coding sequence ATGCAAAAGATAGAACACATTGGTATTGCCGTAAAAGATATTGCTTCGGCAGGTAAGATTTACAAAGCATTGTTGAATACCAGTATCTATAAAACGGAAGAAGTTGAATCTGAATATGTAAATACCGCTTTTTTACAAACCGGGCCGAATAAAATTGAGCTATTGGAAGCCACCGCTGAAGCAAGCGCCATAGCTGCTTTTATAGCTAAAAAAGGGGAGGGGATACACCATATCGCTTTTGCTGTAGGTGATATTGAAGCTGAAATGGAACGACTGAAAGCCGAAGGATTTATTTTGTTAAATGATAAACCAAAACGCGGCGCAGACAATAAGCTGGTATGCTTTGTGCATCCCAAAAGTGCTAATGGTGTGCTGATAGAGTTATGCCAGGATGTTTGA
- a CDS encoding IscS subfamily cysteine desulfurase: MNIPVYLDNNATTPMDPRVLDTMVPYFVQKFGNAASRNHAFGWVAEEGVDYAREQVAKLIGANEKEIIFTSGATESDNLAIKGVFEMYKEKGNHVITAVTEHKAVLDTCKHIEKLGARVTYLPVKEDGLVDLAELEAAMTPETILVSIMYGNNEIGVIQPVKEIAAIAHKHGALFMTDATQAVGKIPVDVNADGIDLLAMSAHKLYGPKGVGALYVRRKGPRVKVTAQMDGGGHERGMRSGTLNVPGIVGLGKACEIARLEMADEAARLSKLRDKLESALTVLEESYVNGNVEHRLPHVANISFKYVEGEGLMMAMKDLAVSSGSACTSASLEPSYVLKSLGLSDDLAHSSIRFGLGRFTTEEEIDYAIEVTKKAVTHLRELSPLWEMFKEGIDLNSIEWAEH; the protein is encoded by the coding sequence ATGAACATTCCTGTATATTTAGATAATAACGCAACTACGCCGATGGACCCGCGTGTGCTGGATACAATGGTACCTTACTTTGTACAAAAGTTTGGTAACGCTGCCAGCCGTAACCACGCTTTTGGCTGGGTTGCTGAAGAGGGGGTTGATTATGCCCGCGAGCAAGTGGCTAAACTGATTGGTGCAAACGAGAAAGAGATCATCTTTACTTCGGGCGCTACCGAATCAGATAACCTTGCTATTAAAGGTGTGTTTGAGATGTACAAGGAAAAAGGCAACCACGTTATTACCGCGGTTACCGAGCATAAAGCTGTATTGGACACCTGCAAACACATTGAAAAACTGGGTGCGCGTGTAACTTACCTGCCAGTTAAAGAAGACGGCCTGGTTGACCTTGCCGAACTTGAAGCTGCCATGACCCCTGAGACCATCCTGGTTTCTATTATGTATGGCAACAACGAGATTGGTGTAATTCAGCCGGTTAAAGAGATTGCCGCTATTGCACACAAGCACGGTGCATTATTTATGACTGATGCTACCCAGGCAGTAGGCAAAATCCCTGTAGATGTAAACGCTGACGGCATTGACCTTTTAGCAATGTCGGCGCATAAATTATATGGCCCTAAAGGTGTAGGCGCATTATACGTTCGCCGTAAAGGACCACGTGTTAAGGTTACCGCACAAATGGACGGTGGCGGCCACGAGCGCGGCATGCGTTCTGGTACTTTAAACGTACCTGGTATTGTTGGTTTAGGTAAAGCCTGCGAAATTGCCCGCCTGGAAATGGCTGACGAAGCAGCACGCTTATCAAAACTACGCGACAAATTAGAATCGGCATTAACCGTACTGGAAGAAAGCTATGTAAACGGTAACGTTGAACACCGCTTACCACACGTAGCAAATATTTCTTTCAAATATGTTGAGGGCGAAGGCTTAATGATGGCCATGAAAGATCTTGCTGTATCGTCAGGCTCAGCTTGTACATCAGCATCATTAGAACCATCATATGTGTTAAAATCATTAGGTTTGTCTGATGATCTGGCACACTCTTCTATCCGTTTCGGTTTAGGCCGTTTTACAACTGAAGAAGAAATTGATTACGCTATTGAGGTAACTAAAAAAGCAGTTACCCACCTTCGCGAGCTTTCACCACTTTGGGAAATGTTTAAAGAAGGTATCGACCTTAACTCAATTGAGTGGGCAGAACACTAA
- the iscU gene encoding Fe-S cluster assembly scaffold IscU: protein MAYSDKVIDHYTNPRNVGTLDKASTQVGTGLVGAPECGDVMRLQIQVDDNNVITDAKFKTFGCGSAIASSSLATEWLKGKSIDEAMTIDNMDIVEELALPPVKIHCSVLAEDAIKAAINDYRVKNGLAPIETEKSHH from the coding sequence ATGGCTTATTCAGATAAAGTAATTGACCATTACACCAACCCACGTAACGTGGGTACATTAGATAAAGCGAGCACCCAGGTTGGTACCGGCCTTGTTGGCGCTCCAGAGTGCGGCGACGTTATGCGTCTTCAAATTCAGGTTGATGATAACAACGTGATCACCGATGCTAAATTCAAAACTTTTGGCTGCGGTTCTGCCATTGCATCATCATCACTGGCTACAGAATGGTTAAAAGGCAAGTCAATTGATGAAGCAATGACTATTGACAATATGGACATTGTAGAAGAGTTGGCTTTACCACCGGTAAAAATCCACTGCTCTGTTTTAGCTGAGGATGCTATTAAAGCTGCCATTAACGATTACCGCGTTAAAAATGGCCTGGCTCCTATCGAGACTGAAAAATCGCATCACTAA
- a CDS encoding HesB/IscA family protein, translating into MVTVTDKAKDKIEGLMTDAGLDNSYFLRVSVQGGGCSGLSYKLDFDNEEKKGDQFFEDKGVRMALDMKSFLYLAGTELDFSDGLNGKGFNFHNPNASRTCGCGESFSV; encoded by the coding sequence ATGGTAACTGTAACTGATAAAGCAAAAGATAAAATTGAAGGGCTAATGACCGATGCCGGGCTGGATAACTCGTATTTCCTACGTGTGTCTGTGCAAGGCGGTGGCTGCTCTGGTTTATCTTACAAGCTTGATTTTGATAACGAAGAGAAAAAAGGCGACCAGTTTTTTGAAGATAAAGGCGTAAGAATGGCGCTTGATATGAAATCGTTCCTTTACCTGGCAGGCACAGAGCTTGATTTTTCTGATGGCTTAAATGGTAAAGGTTTCAATTTCCATAACCCTAATGCAAGCCGTACCTGCGGCTGTGGCGAAAGCTTTTCCGTGTAA
- a CDS encoding DUF4350 domain-containing protein: MLNKKQSFTFLLALALAGTFASCTKNAAEPALSQNADPASTKTKTVGTLAVSLTQGFEVGSTSPKTAYDVSPTGSSSGDNVTLSGNSWNMYDALIGNLSGDLKAGSWSGRIRNTGKITMLFDVTGGISTVTIKSGTYSSDAASTWGLFYSTDGGSSWTQCGSAVTTTSTLATSTFTINTTGSARLEIRKLSGGTNRINIDDITINDNGGGNTGGGGTGTVVTGKKFLFDASHLENAGSADWQIDADGTENVPTYTGGTTVETKAQRIPTPSYTGITSSTPETYWRGGISAWAVELVKRGELVESLPSGSTITYGNSSNAQDLSNYDVFVVVEPNRLFTTAEKTALMNFVANGGGLMMVADHTAATTAGTDSNGYNPSDRDGDGYDSPRVWNDLMTNNGINNTNPFGFNIDYVDINDQPTSNVYTGTNANAQKVLNGAAGTASKLAFYDGCTATLYPANNSNVQGLFWRSSSTNGGNTGVMALLSTYGSGRIVFVGDSSPADDGTGDPNDNLFNGWSGDAPSGYTSHPALHLNASLWLAKAI, from the coding sequence AAACGCCGACCCTGCATCTACAAAAACAAAAACTGTCGGCACGCTTGCCGTATCGCTTACCCAAGGTTTCGAGGTAGGTTCTACCAGCCCCAAAACAGCTTATGATGTATCGCCAACGGGCTCAAGCAGTGGCGATAATGTCACCTTGTCGGGCAATTCTTGGAACATGTATGACGCGCTTATTGGAAATTTGAGCGGCGATCTTAAAGCCGGATCATGGAGCGGCCGTATCCGTAACACCGGAAAGATCACCATGCTGTTTGATGTAACAGGTGGTATCAGCACCGTTACTATTAAAAGTGGTACTTACAGCAGCGATGCAGCCAGTACCTGGGGCTTATTTTATTCTACCGATGGCGGCAGCAGCTGGACACAATGTGGGTCGGCTGTAACAACAACGTCAACATTAGCTACTTCAACATTTACAATAAATACAACAGGCAGCGCCCGCTTGGAAATTCGTAAGCTAAGTGGCGGCACTAACCGTATTAATATCGACGACATTACCATTAATGACAACGGCGGTGGCAATACCGGTGGTGGTGGCACGGGTACTGTAGTTACCGGAAAGAAATTTCTGTTCGATGCCAGCCATTTAGAAAACGCAGGCAGCGCCGACTGGCAGATAGATGCTGACGGTACAGAAAACGTGCCTACCTACACAGGAGGAACTACTGTTGAAACTAAAGCACAACGCATACCTACGCCTTCTTATACAGGTATTACTTCAAGCACACCAGAAACCTACTGGAGAGGTGGTATATCTGCATGGGCAGTTGAATTAGTTAAACGTGGAGAACTGGTGGAATCATTGCCAAGCGGATCAACCATTACCTATGGTAATTCATCAAACGCACAGGATTTAAGTAATTATGATGTGTTTGTAGTTGTTGAGCCTAACCGTTTATTTACTACAGCCGAAAAAACAGCCTTGATGAACTTTGTGGCCAATGGTGGTGGCTTAATGATGGTTGCCGACCATACTGCGGCTACTACTGCCGGTACTGATTCAAACGGTTATAATCCTTCGGACCGTGATGGCGACGGTTATGATTCGCCGCGCGTTTGGAATGATCTGATGACTAATAATGGTATCAATAACACAAACCCTTTCGGTTTTAATATTGATTACGTAGACATCAATGATCAGCCTACAAGTAACGTTTACACAGGTACCAATGCAAACGCACAGAAAGTATTGAATGGTGCTGCTGGTACGGCATCAAAACTTGCTTTTTATGATGGCTGTACGGCAACACTATACCCGGCAAATAACTCGAATGTACAGGGTTTATTCTGGAGAAGCAGCTCGACCAATGGGGGTAATACCGGCGTAATGGCATTGTTATCGACCTACGGTTCTGGCCGTATCGTTTTTGTTGGCGATAGTTCTCCGGCTGATGACGGTACTGGCGATCCTAACGATAATCTATTCAACGGCTGGTCGGGCGATGCACCATCAGGTTATACCTCGCACCCGGCTTTGCACTTAAATGCTTCTTTGTGGCTTGCAAAAGCAATATAA